GACAGTCACACTGGCCACAATCACATGATGTGTTTTATTCTGTTTCGTGTTTACATGGGAATAGTAATTCAGAATTGAGGTTTGCATGGAAATTAGTATATAcacctttattcaattccgctttaggtctgaggTTGGGAAGGGTTCCCACTGGACAGGGagtgaacgtgacgtatcatgtctatcggggggaaaaaaacaaaacaaacattttctttttgtttacaacatagaagaccacataataagaactgctttcacttttattttgattgtagctttgaagcagcagctcgacaacaACATACGGTTTCACTGTTCACGTTTCACTTTCGTCAGCTGAACAGGAGAAGAAAGATAGAGCAGCGGAGAAAGAAGGCAGCAGACTGTACTTTgaccaatcaaagccagcggttaatgcaaCGGCTGCTTTACCACCACTATACAGGATTTTGAGTGGAAAGAAAACTTTATAATGACCCGTGGCGCgcgtcattagtgaagctctgtgtcCCTCGATGAAGCCCGTTTCATTTGcagatgtccgtgtgtgtgtgcgttataGGTTTGTGTGAATacctgcatgtttatgcttcatATCTTCTagggctcttattaaataaatagtctcggctcgagTGCAACGCTTTCTtcaggcggccatcttggattatgtcgtcaacAGCGCCTCATCGCAACAGCgcgagcatgcgcagaatgaccggaattaatttaaagcggcATGAATAGGGATgccccgatacaactttttcatttccgatatgataccaatattgcagccttgcgtatcggccaataccgatattagcatgaatcatacatacttctctctctctcttttctttgataaaaaactaataattacttattttgtggtgtggaatgatggaaaaggcttgatcaagtgatgttactcaaacagagaacaatagtcagcaacagtaggtatgaggaaaaactgacccatttattattaaccaattggttacataatgtttaaccttcaacataatatctgcagtattctacaatttaataaaataaaaaaattaatggaataaaaaataaaaaattggaaaatccggaaattttaatccgatatccattttcaggctaatatcggaccgatatccaatatccatatcggatcgggacacccctaggaATGAACACGAACAAGATTGACGAATTATTTCCTTTTGGAATCAGCCAcataattcggatttaagttgaACTgggaatggccattttcatttggtcattttaaaaaagattttaacttttattctgaattaaggGGGAATTAAAACTCacgtaaacgtggccattgtagTCTGAAATCTATCAAACTTGAGTCTCACCTCTTGTTGAATCCTGTCCTGTTGGGCAATTATGGCCTCATCATATGCAAGACAGTTCACTCCTGAAAGACAACAGTGAGAGAATTCTTAGTaataaacaaaccaaacataTTCTTCAAACCTCATTTGGAGCCACTACTTCAACACTACTTACAATTCAAATCCGTGTCTAAAAATAGGTTTTTACCTTATAAGTATAGAAGTAAAACACGGTGTACAGACAGGTGTCGTGATGCATGAACTGGAAGTTCATATTTACACGTTTGGAGTGCTAAATGTTACAGGAAATAGCATAACAACGGCAGGAGGTTATTTCTTGCGAATTATGTAAATATGTTGCAGCTGTGGAGTGTGAATAAGTAAGAACATAAACtgacccccacacacacaaataattgTATTAACTCCAGATGTATGAAATATGTACCGTCACAActggttaccatggaaacataTTTACCAATTAATCCACAACACCAGCTAATGGCTGTCTGCTAAAGTTGGCTAGCACaacctgtttaaaaaaaaaaaaaaaaaaaacaatttgcaGCGACGGAGAAAGACGGCGTTATATTGAGTCTAAAGAAAGCTCACGTTGTCACAAATATTTCcccaaaacattaaacaaaaaccTAGGTTAAACCTGCCTGCGGTGTCAACCAATGTCGCCCCGTTAGTAACTAagaaaggtttttttctttgtgtagcagctagcagctagCAGCCTTTAGCCTTTAGCTCCGGCCTCAATGCGCTGCACTACACACACCATCACTGCGGAGAGGGCAGGGGGGGGCTAACGGACTGCAGAACCTCTCCAGGTCCCGGAGAGGCAAAAGCCATCACTGTCTATAAAGTATTAACAAGTAGACGCAATTTTCTCACCCTCCACCTCTCCTTGTGATGATTCCTGCTGTTCCTCCGCCATCTTAGCTGTCCAGGTCTGTTTCCTCCTTCTGTGTGACCTCATTCGTTATACACTTCCGAGCGTgctgctttcatttatttatttatttagttttattgtgcACTAAAATgggtgttaaaaaataaatacaaaagtgtcaaaaaccttaaagattttttttttattttttgctttattttttgtttttttcttctataaatTATGCTATAaaggtagatttgtgtttttattaataaatcaaagaaaaaagttgtgTCACTTTCATAAActcatttcataaaaaaaaagaaaagttacttcaatcaaagaaaaaagtgtttggatacatataaacatttggctttgtttgaaaatgttttttttattattattattttaattgaagTAATATTTTGGGGGGATTGGATAACAAAGTCACAAAGTTTCTCTCCATAATAtgtcacaaatacaaaaaaaaaaaaagatgtattcaacaaaagcatttattttcattcaaataatatCTCACCTAAATCAAAAAACTTTCACAGTCAAAGaggaaaaaagtgttcattcattttttgcGCCTCCTAATtgtcattaattattaatgattTAACTAGAGAATTAAATTACATTGCAATcagatatttgtcatttttcttaCACATACTTAACGTATTGAAAGCCTAAGCTTCTTTGAATGATAATATTAGCTTTGATGTAACATGGCAGGTGTCTGGTTGAGGGAGCTGGTGATGTGGCCTTCATCAAACACACTATTATTCCAGAAAACAGTCATGGTGAGGAGCCATCACAGACCTGTTCTCTCACCATCTCGTGATCACGTTGCTTCCTATGAAGCCATCAATGGCCTGAGCTTCATCACACCTTCTCTCTCAAAAGGTACCGGTCCAGTTTGGGCTTGCGATGTCAAGTCTGAGGATTACGAGCTGATCTGTCCAGAGAAGGGTCCAGCACCAGTGTCCAATTATCTGTCCTGCAACTTGGCCAGAGTGGCTGCACACGCAGTGGTGACTCGCCCAGTGGCTCGCAGCGATGTGATCAACGTAGTACAGGGCCAGCAGGTCAGTGTTGGTGTATTAATCTAACATTTAGACATAATTTAGTTGTGAATTATATGTGGTACACTATTAAATGATGAAATCTTTTTTGATGAGCTTTCTTACTGTAAACAGGCCAAGTTTGGAAACAGCGGCAATGATGAGAATGGAAAAAACCTTCTCTTCAAGGACTCGACCAAGTGTCTCCAGCAGGTTCAAGATGGGCAGAATGATCAACAGTTTTTGGGATCAGATTACAATGCCATGTTCGCACTGGCACACTGCAGTGAAACTACTCCGGGTTAGTACAATATTTGTCTGGTTAAGTACAGGAAAAATATAGCAACAATTGTTGATTCACACTTTTTCTAAccaataattgttttatttacccTTGAGCCTTCGAGAGAATTCTaatttagacacatttaaaggtacagtccgcaactttcagatccctctctccccctccctccccgctgctctcttgccctgcctccaaaccttccaaagtccctccctcagaggagctaacaagctaacgttagccagacagcaatatcacagtaatataacatgctctgttaaaagcatattactgcagcgcttctctctctctatgtgcacacacctcagcagcaacaacagtgtcacttacagcagcccacatggaggctgctgcgtgcacatgaacaacacatgcactacagagttctagtgtaacaattacaaatcaaacataatgtaaatcaagcagcagtaattacctttcaagcagaaaaatcactaattccatcttctcctcctccagaccatacactgtaaaaaaaaaaaaaaaaagactgcgtTCCTGACTGCAAGACAGcaagcaacagctgtcagacagtccatcaaacacaatcctggctctgactggttctttttgctcgatCGTTGtacattctggcaatctgccaaaggctgcaggagcaacGGGGGGGCTTTTTTCAcgcaaactactagtttgatgtaaagctgtcctgacatagtgacagctttagcaaatatgacaaaaagtcacttttataagagttgcagactgcacctttaaccacATCAAAAAGTCCACTGATACAATTAAGGATTAATCTAACTAAAAGGActtcttgttgtcatttaacTGGTGTTAATAAGCCTTAAGTTCCCACAAAAATGACATCTGCCCCTTCTCAGTACTTTGCTCTAACTAAAAAAAGAGTCACAGATTGGAGAAAATTACTTCTGATGCTGTGATTATTTCTgatttgctatttttcaccaaatttgtcttctgtttttcaACAGATCTGGAGAAATCTAATGCACACAATATCCTGACCTGCTGATTCATCTAGTATAACAACACGTACGCCATTTACTCCAAAGCTTAGACTGTGTGTTTTCCTGCTGATCATTATTAAAGCTTTGTTAGACTTTCAATCAATAAACACATACAATGCCGATCGACATCAAGATTCGTTcagtttcctttgttttttgttcctgCATCTATTTGGTTTTGTTTACTTGTCTGACTATTCTCAAATAAAACTTTAATGTCATCATTacactttgtggttttgtgcattCAGAGTTTCTTTTCTATTCATTTTCCTGAACTAAAGTCAAAGGGCAGACCAAATTAACAGCAAGGGTTTTGTATAATACTATATGAAGTATGAATGTCCTACTATATTTTACACATAAATctttaaatattaacattttaacaGTGAGAAAATGTGTAAGtgttattaatttaatattacacacattaaatatttatttatatttaatcacCTCCCTACATTTACCAATGCCTATTAGCTCAAAATAAGTGTTCATGCTTCAGTGGTCAGACCTGTCTTCATGAGAGGAGTTTAAATCTTCTCCCTAAATGTGTGCAGGTTTTATCTGGTTTAGTCGGCGACCTGCGGCTTTCGAGTAGCATGTAGCTTTTTAGCCCCTCTCCAGGGGCTTTTTATCAGTGACAGGATAAAaaaggtaaatggacttgattttatatagcgctttatcaccacactgaagcagtctcaaagcgctttacatatcagctcattcacccattcactctcacattcacacaccagtgggacaggactgccatgcaaggcactagtcaaccactgggagcaacttagggttgtgtcttagtgtcttgcccaaggacacttcgacacatagtcaggtactgggatcaaacctccaacctctcgatcagaagacgacccactaccacctgagccacggtcgcccgaaTAATCCCACCTTCCCTCCTCACAGCACTGCATCTTTATCAAACTGCTTTAACTTTCTTGAACTATCCACCAATCGGTTGGTCCCAATAATCATCaaattatttgatttgatttaattttatttcgaacatgaacacaaaattaataatgataataaaaatagtcataaaaaatagaaaaaaaaaagaaaacaaatcaaacaagGCAAAGAGAAAACAAATGTTACAGAAATCCTGCTCATGAAGCCTATGCATGTTTGAAAAGGATAGGAGGAAGTATATACTTATACAATCTTACCCCTTGTAATATCTAGTACTATACATATAatcttcttataatatacacctatttacactgtcaatatacatatatatatatatatatatacatataatataattatattgttcgtacaatatcatatcatgtttgtacaatatactataatgttcgtacaatataagtataatGTTTGTACAATGTACTATcgtgtttgtacaatataattatattgttcatacaatatagtGATCCAAAATATAACCCCTGTGGCAGCTCAACACTCTTTCACCCTAATTCAACTTTTTCCAAACCCTTttcttttcaacccatttaaactttttttttttttttgtaactttttcaacccatttcaacttttttgtttgttttttttttttaactttttcaacccatttcaacttttttttttttttttttttttttttttttttaaaacttgtctgcacatgcgaccatggctcaggtg
This window of the Gouania willdenowi chromosome 18, fGouWil2.1, whole genome shotgun sequence genome carries:
- the LOC114480831 gene encoding serotransferrin-like encodes the protein CLVEGAGDVAFIKHTIIPENSHGTGPVWACDVKSEDYELICPEKGPAPVSNYLSCNLARVAAHAVVTRPVARSDVINVVQGQQAKFGNSGNDENGKNLLFKDSTKCLQQVQDGQNDQQFLGSDYNAMFALAHCSETTPDLEKSNAHNILTC